A portion of the Nitrospira sp. genome contains these proteins:
- a CDS encoding ATP-binding protein has protein sequence MNKQNRILLAVAGVVFLVIVILETAAPANIVAAYGLVFPILLVARLRNRALMVLTVVCCLAATYLGLMQPTKPGRFQAAVINRSVVAGVLMVVAYVGVTWEERKAREAAAKAALAQQTESLLRANTLLVDAKDQLNRSERLAAVGQLVASVAHEVGTPLHSIAWHVQALAEEPGVTTEMKKRITVIDEQLNRVVRIIQDLLSSTRQRKPEPVWMSAERVINPATALMEPAFHAKGVSLSVELAIGIPYVWADAEKVHQVLVNLLTNALAATPQHGSVVVQASGRAATVEEVDVARRMAPDMTSMMVTIAVRDTGVGMPAADVQRAFHPFFTTKEVGKGTGLGLFLSRETVAAHGGSLSLQSEAGRGTVVTVTLPGKMPEPDTTV, from the coding sequence ATGAACAAGCAGAACCGCATTCTTCTGGCCGTCGCCGGAGTCGTTTTTCTTGTCATTGTGATTCTGGAAACCGCTGCGCCGGCGAACATCGTCGCCGCGTACGGGCTGGTGTTTCCCATTTTGCTGGTCGCGCGGCTGCGTAATCGGGCGCTCATGGTGCTGACCGTCGTCTGCTGCTTGGCGGCGACCTATCTGGGCTTGATGCAGCCGACGAAGCCCGGACGATTTCAGGCCGCGGTGATCAACCGCTCCGTCGTGGCGGGCGTGCTGATGGTCGTGGCCTACGTCGGTGTGACGTGGGAAGAGCGGAAAGCCAGGGAGGCAGCGGCAAAGGCGGCGCTGGCGCAACAGACCGAAAGTTTGCTGCGCGCGAATACGCTGTTGGTCGATGCGAAGGATCAACTGAACCGCTCGGAACGCCTAGCCGCCGTCGGGCAGCTCGTGGCTTCGGTCGCCCACGAGGTCGGAACGCCGCTGCATTCGATCGCCTGGCACGTTCAAGCCCTGGCCGAGGAACCGGGCGTCACGACGGAAATGAAGAAGCGCATCACGGTCATCGACGAGCAGCTCAACCGTGTGGTCCGGATCATCCAAGACCTGCTGTCCTCGACGAGACAGCGCAAACCCGAACCGGTGTGGATGTCGGCGGAGCGGGTCATCAATCCGGCCACGGCACTGATGGAGCCGGCGTTCCACGCAAAAGGCGTGTCCTTGAGCGTGGAGTTGGCGATCGGGATTCCCTACGTGTGGGCCGATGCGGAGAAGGTGCATCAGGTGTTGGTCAACTTGCTCACGAATGCCTTGGCGGCCACGCCCCAACATGGTTCGGTGGTCGTGCAGGCGAGCGGTCGCGCCGCCACAGTCGAGGAGGTGGATGTGGCGCGCCGCATGGCTCCTGACATGACGTCGATGATGGTGACTATCGCCGTGCGTGACACGGGGGTTGGGATGCCAGCGGCGGACGTGCAGAGGGCCTTCCATCCATTTTTCACGACTAAGGAAGTTGGCAAAGGGACCGGATTGGGACTATTCTTGAGCCGTGAAACGGTGGCAGCGCACGGGGGGAGCCTGTCTCTCCAAAGCGAAGCCGGCCGTGGGACCGTGGTTACGGTGACATTGCCCGGGAAGATGCCGGAGCCGGACACAACGGTATAG
- a CDS encoding HlyD family type I secretion periplasmic adaptor subunit: MAFGTLIRHWTVWKSVVEKVSGVGRKDFRPLAIEFLPAVLEIQHAPPSPIGRAIVWLILAVFTSGVLWATFGWIDIVAIAQGRIIPSGYSKVIQPYEAGVIVAIHVMDGHVVKRGDVLIDLDPTLNRADRDRASNEYWAARIEAARLRALIAGQSTFEPPADGDVTYVGLQQQLLRDELSEYQARLQAALYVIDQRKAAIEQTKEDIRRLEATVPMETEKAETFRSLLEFQAATKMEYLQAEEQRIDKTQELAGQRMKLIQDRAALAESEKNYRVFVSEFQQTKQAELAALATKAASLAQEVTKAGQKAALQRLTTPIDGVVQQLAVHTVGGVVSPAQQLLVVVPEDHPVEVAAQVENKDVGFVQEGQSVEIKVETFPFTLYGTIPGQVITVSDDAVPLDREKPSAVEPRPSQAAGQLVYATRVRLERSTILVNGKTVNLSPGMAVSVEIRTGKRRIIEYLLSPLLKSLQESLRER; this comes from the coding sequence ATGGCGTTCGGGACGCTGATACGGCATTGGACGGTGTGGAAGTCAGTTGTCGAAAAGGTGTCGGGAGTCGGTCGGAAGGACTTCCGACCCCTGGCGATAGAATTTCTTCCTGCCGTGCTGGAAATTCAGCACGCCCCGCCGTCGCCGATCGGCCGCGCGATTGTCTGGCTGATCCTGGCGGTGTTTACGTCCGGCGTGCTGTGGGCCACCTTCGGCTGGATCGATATCGTGGCCATCGCCCAAGGCAGGATCATCCCCAGCGGGTATTCCAAAGTGATTCAACCCTATGAAGCCGGTGTCATCGTCGCCATTCATGTTATGGATGGTCACGTCGTCAAACGGGGCGATGTGCTGATTGATCTTGACCCGACGTTGAACCGAGCTGATCGAGACCGGGCATCAAACGAATACTGGGCCGCCAGAATCGAAGCGGCTCGCTTGCGGGCATTGATCGCCGGTCAATCGACCTTCGAGCCCCCCGCTGATGGAGATGTAACCTATGTCGGTTTGCAGCAACAACTCCTCCGCGATGAGCTGTCCGAGTATCAAGCGCGCCTGCAGGCGGCGCTGTATGTGATCGATCAACGGAAGGCCGCCATCGAGCAAACCAAAGAGGACATCCGTCGGCTGGAAGCGACCGTACCCATGGAAACTGAGAAGGCCGAAACGTTTAGGTCGCTCCTGGAATTTCAGGCCGCGACGAAGATGGAGTATCTCCAGGCCGAGGAGCAGCGAATCGACAAGACACAGGAATTGGCCGGACAGCGCATGAAGCTGATTCAAGACCGTGCGGCCCTGGCGGAAAGCGAAAAGAACTATCGGGTGTTCGTCTCGGAATTTCAGCAAACCAAGCAGGCGGAGCTGGCGGCTCTTGCAACCAAAGCCGCCTCTCTCGCCCAAGAGGTGACGAAGGCCGGACAAAAGGCGGCGCTTCAGCGGCTCACGACGCCGATCGATGGAGTCGTCCAGCAACTGGCTGTGCACACGGTGGGGGGAGTCGTCTCCCCGGCTCAACAGCTGTTGGTCGTGGTGCCGGAAGATCATCCTGTGGAAGTGGCGGCGCAGGTCGAAAACAAAGATGTGGGGTTCGTCCAGGAAGGTCAGTCTGTCGAGATCAAGGTGGAAACTTTTCCCTTTACGCTCTACGGCACGATCCCCGGTCAGGTGATCACGGTGTCGGATGACGCGGTCCCGCTCGACCGGGAGAAGCCGAGCGCAGTAGAACCGCGTCCGTCACAGGCAGCCGGGCAACTGGTCTACGCCACCCGGGTGAGATTGGAACGGTCCACCATCCTCGTCAATGGGAAAACGGTGAACCTCTCGCCCGGCATGGCCGTCTCCGTCGAAATCAGGACCGGGAAACGACGGATCATCGAATATCTCCTGAGTCCACTGCTGAAATCGCTCCAGGAGAGCCTGCGCGAACGCTAG
- a CDS encoding Lrp/AsnC ligand binding domain-containing protein, whose amino-acid sequence MKKAKSDPALPPPAKSTTGTLTGARGIRYVDGEPAIPAVPCTIHAPVDGGVVMADRAYVLIHVLPGQTSSVVRALRDIKQIKTVDPCWGKPDIIVVVEVADQDALTQLVLSRIHAIEGVTQTDTHLVYRLKDTKVK is encoded by the coding sequence ATGAAGAAAGCGAAGTCCGACCCCGCCCTTCCACCCCCAGCGAAATCCACCACCGGCACGTTGACAGGCGCACGGGGCATCCGCTACGTTGATGGGGAACCTGCCATTCCGGCGGTGCCTTGCACGATCCACGCGCCGGTTGACGGCGGGGTAGTTATGGCGGACCGGGCCTATGTATTGATTCACGTACTTCCAGGGCAGACCAGCAGCGTCGTCCGGGCGCTACGCGACATTAAACAGATCAAGACCGTAGATCCCTGCTGGGGCAAACCCGATATCATTGTCGTCGTGGAAGTCGCGGATCAAGACGCCTTGACGCAGTTAGTGCTCAGCCGAATTCATGCCATCGAAGGAGTGACTCAGACCGACACGCATTTGGTGTATCGATTGAAGGACACCAAGGTCAAGTGA
- a CDS encoding DUF72 domain-containing protein, which translates to MIWCDSGPVLGPTNGQALLYHRPDPKGRFNQDTLAEYAAPRFSEEEPPLFRESVLNPATTDLGDRLGPFIFEYQRWGVKLPVILDRLDHLLEQLPSGPLYGVKVRNPTLLGRHYGEILRAHNVIHIHNRLTSNKVHIKLSAATGRTAIPGKPESRTKYDPSVAHLPVKPTPAAFMSHDAHGTMSTSFRSRADARSSRRQRRRPMAMLYRRTTSRVLGLLLLAPLIAIAAEAAPEKTEVTGEYRYTFHEPETPSDALTLACREAWRLAVIESPLYRDQTANVVDSVLLREVANNLVTKYVKDQQILEQFQRGKTVTCRVRGTLVVDESVKAIRTQLAGGSGTEDSLDQNRSLKLLAVREEANGTISVEYQALRRLDWLNTSYQGGLRETADIMVDFYDDQKFLIRTERYPARRNASGDDVMNPGATGVLRVPKPLAAKTYRVWLVK; encoded by the coding sequence GTGATTTGGTGCGATTCGGGACCAGTTCTTGGGCCTACGAACGGGCAGGCACTGCTCTACCATCGGCCTGATCCTAAGGGCCGTTTCAACCAAGACACGCTCGCGGAGTATGCCGCGCCCCGGTTCAGTGAGGAAGAGCCCCCGCTGTTTCGCGAATCGGTGCTGAATCCGGCGACAACAGACCTTGGCGACAGGCTCGGCCCGTTCATCTTCGAATATCAGCGCTGGGGCGTCAAACTGCCGGTCATTCTGGATCGACTCGATCACCTCTTGGAACAGCTCCCATCCGGCCCGCTCTATGGCGTCAAAGTCCGGAATCCAACATTGCTCGGCCGTCATTACGGCGAGATCCTCCGGGCGCACAATGTCATCCACATACACAACCGCTTAACCTCTAACAAGGTACACATCAAGCTGTCGGCTGCGACCGGCCGCACTGCCATACCCGGCAAACCCGAGTCTCGCACCAAATACGACCCATCGGTCGCGCATCTACCGGTGAAGCCCACCCCGGCTGCTTTTATGTCGCACGATGCCCATGGTACGATGTCCACGTCATTCCGCAGTCGGGCTGATGCTCGATCGTCCCGACGGCAGAGGAGGCGGCCCATGGCGATGTTATACAGACGTACGACGTCACGAGTCCTTGGTCTCTTGCTTCTTGCTCCGTTGATCGCCATAGCTGCGGAGGCCGCCCCGGAGAAGACCGAAGTGACCGGCGAGTACCGGTACACATTTCATGAGCCAGAGACACCGTCCGATGCCCTCACGCTGGCCTGCCGCGAAGCCTGGAGACTGGCAGTGATCGAATCGCCGTTATATCGCGACCAGACCGCCAACGTCGTCGATTCGGTGCTGCTCCGTGAGGTGGCCAACAATCTCGTGACCAAGTACGTCAAGGATCAGCAGATTCTCGAGCAATTCCAGCGCGGCAAGACCGTCACGTGTCGAGTCCGGGGGACGCTGGTCGTGGACGAGAGCGTGAAAGCGATTCGAACTCAACTCGCTGGCGGTAGTGGCACTGAGGATAGCCTCGATCAGAACCGCTCGCTCAAGCTCCTCGCAGTCCGCGAAGAAGCCAACGGCACCATCTCGGTCGAATACCAAGCGTTGCGGCGTCTCGATTGGCTGAACACGAGCTACCAGGGCGGATTGCGAGAAACAGCGGACATTATGGTGGACTTCTACGACGATCAAAAGTTTCTGATCCGCACCGAGCGTTACCCCGCCAGGCGCAACGCGTCCGGGGACGATGTCATGAACCCCGGCGCCACCGGCGTCCTGAGAGTTCCCAAGCCGCTCGCCGCCAAGACCTACCGCGTCTGGCTCGTGAAATAG
- a CDS encoding DUF4340 domain-containing protein translates to MRYWPTLLMALVLGGLGLYLYLVEFPAKETEERRAVERKKVLLLDQQALTGLTFKTKQGELVFERTAEKGWVMTAPLQTDADQREVQSLIRALVTGSVHRVVEENPTALSPFGLDSPVTTVTITAGATKEALSIGDTGPLSSTLYVLRESDRALLLTDMAPKDFVNKSLMTFRRKDILRVVKGDVDRIRLTYPTTEIVLYNVNEKPKPKWKIRYPIEAEADLNEVRMLLFRLEDLKALGVVDPGPERDTLAKTLHAPKVKVTIHAADGDQTVKLYQPDPSSGEAIAETTADAPLYRINPTAIRDLTKELFNLQDKRLLGVDAPDIAMLSVKTAGEHYVLINQNGEWVLEDHPTDKVNQQTADLFVSRVVNAPAEERVMKQSGPLAPYGLVSPAAEFVATGQDGKPAGKLSLGSQSNGLVYAMGHRLQGIYQVRADLLKQIPSKKELLGSAGEGDRSTH, encoded by the coding sequence ATGAGATACTGGCCTACGCTGCTCATGGCCCTCGTCCTCGGAGGTCTCGGCCTCTACCTGTATCTCGTCGAGTTTCCCGCCAAGGAAACCGAAGAACGCCGCGCGGTTGAAAGGAAAAAGGTGCTGCTGCTGGATCAGCAGGCGTTGACGGGCCTGACCTTCAAGACCAAGCAAGGAGAATTGGTGTTCGAGCGGACTGCCGAGAAAGGCTGGGTGATGACCGCTCCTCTGCAGACCGACGCGGACCAGCGCGAGGTCCAAAGCCTGATCCGTGCGCTCGTGACAGGATCGGTGCATCGCGTAGTCGAAGAGAATCCGACCGCCTTGTCGCCGTTCGGACTTGACTCTCCGGTGACCACGGTTACGATCACGGCCGGCGCCACGAAGGAAGCACTCTCCATCGGCGACACCGGGCCTCTATCTTCAACCCTCTACGTCCTGCGGGAATCCGACCGTGCCCTGCTGCTCACGGACATGGCGCCGAAGGATTTCGTCAACAAGAGCCTGATGACCTTCCGGCGCAAAGACATTTTGCGTGTGGTCAAGGGTGACGTCGACCGCATACGCCTGACGTACCCGACGACCGAAATCGTGCTGTACAACGTGAACGAAAAGCCGAAACCGAAGTGGAAGATCCGCTATCCGATCGAGGCCGAAGCCGACTTGAACGAAGTCCGCATGCTGCTGTTCCGCCTTGAAGACCTGAAAGCGCTCGGCGTGGTTGATCCCGGGCCGGAGCGCGACACGTTGGCCAAAACCCTTCACGCTCCGAAAGTGAAGGTCACCATTCATGCTGCGGACGGCGACCAGACGGTCAAGCTCTATCAACCGGACCCGTCAAGCGGGGAAGCCATCGCCGAAACGACAGCAGATGCTCCGCTCTATCGCATCAATCCCACGGCCATCAGGGATCTCACGAAGGAACTCTTCAACCTGCAGGACAAACGGCTGCTCGGCGTAGACGCGCCGGACATCGCCATGCTCTCGGTCAAGACAGCTGGGGAACACTATGTACTGATCAACCAGAACGGCGAGTGGGTGTTGGAAGATCATCCGACCGATAAGGTGAATCAGCAGACCGCCGATCTGTTTGTGAGCCGGGTGGTGAATGCGCCGGCTGAAGAACGGGTGATGAAGCAGTCCGGCCCTCTGGCTCCGTATGGTCTTGTATCCCCTGCCGCGGAATTCGTCGCCACTGGACAGGACGGCAAGCCCGCCGGCAAACTCTCCCTCGGCAGCCAATCCAACGGACTCGTCTATGCGATGGGGCACCGTCTGCAGGGCATCTATCAAGTTCGTGCCGACCTGCTCAAGCAGATCCCGTCGAAAAAGGAGCTCCTCGGCTCCGCAGGCGAAGGCGATCGGTCGACCCATTGA
- the malQ gene encoding 4-alpha-glucanotransferase, which yields MSASYDSSLLATLAERVGIASEYYDIGGALHVASDDTKRAILSAMGFNVHSTEDLSKALRDWDEASWCRPCEPVLVVREGTGEAVIFCCLMLEDGKERSVVVQWTISDESGQPVQTGEAGPGLSAAEVRFVGGQRHVRLSCRLPGDLSIGYYTVTVQASGLVGGSSGTIRLIVAPQQCYLPPALADHRRIWGIALQLYALSSNRNWGCGDFTDLGAVVEWAGASLGAGLIGLNPLHALRNSAPHHTSPYAPVTRLFLNELYVDLERLPEFWASPEAQRQFQAPEFQSKLKALRENRRVDYDVIAAAKRGLLDLAYRQFLKEHYVGNEPDLEPKTARAKLLERFIRAEGEPLELYATFQTLEEERRLIQPKASSWRDWPAQFQSPGPAVREYGKRHRKRLRFFQYIQWVASEQLGENRRKSEQTGMAIGLYNDLALGAERFGAESWMYQSVLALDADCGAPPDSLGPQGQNWGLPPANPLALRAGGYELIIRLLRNNLRFGGAIRLDHVMALCRLFWIPRGKPAAEGTYVHYPFEELLAIVALESVRARTLVIGEDLGTVPDWVREELAKARVLSYRVFYFERHGDGTCKAPNEYPEQSLAVVGTHDLPTLTGFWSGEDLQVRAGLGMLGDDEAKRRAWEDRRRDKGHMLEALAREGLLPEGLSTDPDSVSSMTPTLCRAIHIYLAGSMSAVVLANLEDGLEELSQTNLPGTIDAHPNWNRKYAVPVETLPIDSRLRDLAAVLRSIRPLG from the coding sequence ATGTCCGCTTCCTACGATTCTTCTCTCCTCGCGACACTGGCAGAACGGGTCGGCATCGCCTCGGAATATTACGACATCGGCGGGGCGCTGCACGTCGCCTCCGATGACACGAAGCGGGCGATCCTCTCGGCAATGGGATTCAATGTCCATTCGACCGAAGACCTCTCCAAAGCCTTGCGAGATTGGGATGAGGCTTCTTGGTGCCGTCCCTGTGAGCCGGTGCTGGTGGTGCGCGAAGGCACAGGTGAAGCGGTCATCTTCTGCTGTCTGATGCTTGAAGACGGCAAGGAACGGTCCGTCGTGGTGCAGTGGACGATCAGCGATGAAAGTGGCCAACCAGTACAGACCGGCGAGGCGGGGCCGGGATTGTCAGCGGCCGAAGTCCGTTTCGTGGGTGGGCAACGTCACGTTCGGCTGAGCTGCCGATTACCGGGTGATTTGTCGATCGGTTACTACACAGTGACGGTTCAGGCTTCCGGGCTGGTAGGCGGCTCGTCCGGGACGATCCGTCTGATCGTGGCGCCTCAGCAATGCTATCTGCCGCCCGCGCTTGCGGATCACCGGCGTATCTGGGGCATAGCGCTGCAACTCTATGCCTTGTCGTCGAATCGGAATTGGGGCTGCGGGGACTTTACGGATCTGGGCGCGGTAGTCGAGTGGGCCGGCGCCTCACTCGGTGCCGGATTGATCGGGCTCAATCCGCTGCACGCTTTGCGCAACAGCGCGCCACACCATACCAGTCCCTATGCACCGGTCACCCGTCTGTTTCTCAACGAGCTTTATGTCGATCTCGAGCGGCTGCCGGAATTCTGGGCGTCGCCGGAGGCGCAGCGTCAGTTTCAGGCCCCGGAGTTTCAATCCAAGCTCAAGGCTCTGCGCGAAAACCGCCGAGTGGACTATGACGTCATTGCCGCAGCGAAGCGCGGTTTGCTGGATCTGGCCTATCGGCAGTTTTTGAAAGAGCACTATGTCGGAAACGAGCCTGATTTGGAACCGAAGACTGCCCGCGCCAAGCTCCTCGAGCGGTTTATTCGGGCCGAAGGGGAGCCGCTGGAGCTGTATGCTACGTTCCAGACGCTGGAGGAGGAACGCCGACTGATTCAACCCAAGGCGTCGTCGTGGCGCGATTGGCCTGCTCAGTTTCAGTCCCCTGGACCGGCTGTCCGCGAGTATGGGAAGCGGCATCGGAAGCGTTTGCGGTTTTTCCAGTATATCCAGTGGGTCGCGTCGGAGCAGTTGGGTGAAAACCGCAGGAAATCCGAACAGACGGGTATGGCGATCGGGCTATACAATGATCTGGCGCTCGGAGCGGAGCGGTTCGGAGCCGAGTCTTGGATGTATCAATCCGTGCTGGCGCTCGATGCCGACTGCGGGGCTCCGCCTGATTCACTGGGACCGCAGGGACAGAATTGGGGGTTGCCGCCGGCCAATCCGTTGGCGCTTCGCGCCGGTGGTTATGAACTGATCATCCGTCTGTTGCGCAACAACCTCCGATTCGGCGGCGCGATCAGGTTGGACCATGTGATGGCGCTTTGTCGGCTCTTCTGGATTCCGCGCGGAAAACCGGCCGCGGAGGGTACCTATGTGCACTATCCATTCGAGGAGTTGCTCGCGATCGTCGCGCTGGAAAGCGTGCGAGCCAGGACTCTGGTGATCGGTGAAGATCTCGGGACCGTCCCCGACTGGGTACGCGAGGAGCTGGCCAAAGCCAGGGTCCTGTCCTATCGCGTCTTCTACTTCGAACGCCACGGTGACGGAACCTGCAAGGCGCCGAATGAATATCCCGAACAGTCGCTCGCCGTCGTCGGGACCCATGACCTGCCGACGTTGACCGGCTTCTGGTCTGGTGAGGATCTGCAAGTCAGGGCCGGATTGGGGATGCTGGGAGACGATGAGGCAAAGCGCCGAGCGTGGGAGGACCGTCGTCGCGACAAGGGGCATATGCTGGAGGCACTCGCCCGCGAGGGCTTGTTGCCGGAAGGCTTGTCTACCGACCCGGACTCCGTATCCTCGATGACGCCGACCCTCTGCCGGGCCATCCATATCTATCTGGCGGGCAGCATGTCCGCCGTCGTGCTGGCCAATCTGGAGGACGGCTTGGAGGAACTGTCGCAGACCAACCTGCCGGGTACCATCGATGCCCATCCCAATTGGAATAGAAAGTATGCTGTTCCGGTCGAAACCCTGCCTATCGACTCCCGGTTGCGAGACCTGGCTGCGGTCTTGCGTTCCATACGCCCGCTAGGCTAA
- a CDS encoding sigma-54 dependent transcriptional regulator: protein MNVATILVVDDDAVARELLAEALKKEGYNVEAFGSGEEAIARGREGSVDLVLTDIRMGAVDGLTVLREFKRTSPDTAVVVLTAFGSLEGAIEAIKQGAYDYLAKPFKKEEIKLVVERSLDHCRLVRENARFREELKGKEDWSPLVGSSPAMLEVYKLVARVSEGKSTVLLQGESGTGKELIARAIHANGPRRENTFVPVNCGALPDALLESEMFGHEKGAFTGAVGTKTGLFESASGGTLFLDEIGELGQALQVKLLRVMQEQEVRRVGGTASIKVDVRIIAATNRDLEQLVKEGKFRDDLFYRLNVVRITLPSLKERQEDIPMLAHHFLQKWGVGATRAVRGFHPDTLALLQQYRWPGNVRELENAIERAMSLSRGPLLTPDDLPAAIRQVGAEPSQRVEPAESPGEAYLTLEEVEKRHLIRVLKEMKGNKVKAAKVLGIDRRTLYRMANRFGVDLGDDGDGGDTTSASN from the coding sequence ATGAATGTCGCAACAATTTTGGTGGTCGATGACGACGCGGTGGCTCGGGAGCTGCTGGCGGAAGCGTTGAAAAAGGAAGGCTACAACGTCGAGGCCTTCGGGAGCGGCGAAGAAGCCATTGCGCGAGGACGAGAAGGCTCGGTGGATCTGGTGCTCACGGATATCCGCATGGGGGCCGTGGACGGCCTCACGGTGCTGCGCGAGTTCAAACGGACAAGTCCGGACACCGCCGTCGTGGTCCTGACGGCGTTCGGTTCGTTGGAAGGGGCGATCGAGGCCATCAAGCAGGGCGCGTACGACTACTTGGCCAAGCCGTTCAAAAAGGAGGAGATCAAGCTCGTCGTCGAACGGAGCTTGGATCACTGCCGCCTGGTGCGGGAAAACGCCCGGTTTCGAGAAGAGCTCAAGGGCAAAGAGGACTGGTCGCCGTTGGTGGGCAGCAGTCCCGCGATGCTCGAAGTCTATAAGCTGGTCGCCCGGGTGTCGGAAGGAAAGAGCACGGTGTTGTTGCAGGGCGAGAGCGGAACCGGTAAGGAATTGATCGCTCGCGCCATCCACGCCAATGGTCCCAGGCGGGAGAATACGTTCGTGCCGGTGAATTGCGGTGCACTCCCCGACGCACTGCTCGAATCGGAGATGTTCGGGCATGAGAAGGGCGCTTTTACGGGAGCGGTGGGCACCAAAACGGGCCTCTTCGAGTCGGCCAGTGGAGGCACCCTGTTTCTCGATGAGATCGGAGAGCTGGGGCAGGCGCTACAAGTGAAGCTCCTGCGCGTCATGCAGGAGCAGGAGGTGAGGCGGGTCGGTGGGACGGCCTCGATCAAGGTCGATGTGCGGATTATCGCGGCGACGAATCGGGACTTGGAACAGCTCGTCAAGGAGGGGAAGTTTCGTGACGACCTGTTCTATCGCCTGAATGTCGTCCGTATCACGTTGCCCTCGCTGAAGGAACGCCAGGAAGATATTCCCATGCTGGCCCACCACTTTCTGCAGAAGTGGGGCGTCGGCGCAACGCGAGCTGTGAGAGGGTTTCATCCAGATACGCTGGCGCTGTTGCAACAATATCGGTGGCCGGGCAATGTACGTGAACTGGAAAACGCCATCGAACGGGCCATGTCGTTGAGCCGGGGCCCGCTCCTCACGCCGGACGATCTTCCGGCTGCCATTCGGCAGGTGGGAGCGGAACCAAGCCAACGGGTGGAGCCGGCGGAATCACCTGGCGAGGCCTATCTCACGTTAGAAGAAGTGGAGAAACGCCACCTGATACGCGTGTTGAAAGAAATGAAGGGTAACAAGGTCAAGGCGGCGAAGGTGCTCGGCATTGACCGGCGAACGCTGTACCGGATGGCGAACCGTTTCGGAGTGGATCTTGGTGACGACGGAGATGGAGGCGATACCACATCCGCCTCGAACTGA